ACTTTGCGCTCGCCCTTGCCATTGTCCAGAAAGGCGACAATCGACGGCGTGGTGCGGCGCCCTTCGGAGTTGGGGATTACAACCGGCTCGTTGCCTTCCATTACGGCGACGCACGAGTTGGTGGTGCCTAAGTCAATACCGATGATTTTGCCCATGATAGTGCGGGTGCTGAAGTTTAAAAGTGACAGGTGTCTGGGTTGGGAATAACGGCTACGAAGCCGCTGAAGGCCTTGTTACAAGCCGCGTACCAAGCGTTGTTTTCTGCCACTTTGGCCGGGCTGGGCCGCTGGCTGGCGCAGCGGCTGCCAGCGCGGCGCACAAACACTTGCCTCTGGCCAGCCACCCTGCCGAAGTTGCCGATAGGGCCGGCACCAGCATCGCGGCGAAAGCAGTTGAGCGTCTACCTTAAGCAGTTGAGCCAAAAATTAATTTTCTTTTCGCAATCCGGGTACCTTAGCAAAACCGTTTATGGCGTTATACGTTGAACGCCCAACCTTTTAATCTCCACCTCTTTTCAGCTTACATGAAAAATCTTTTCCTTACCGCTCTGGCTGGTCTGGCTTTAACTACAGCCTGCAAAAAAAGTGATAGCAGCACCACTCCCGCGCCCATGCAGGTAACGGGTACGCTAAGTGCGGCCAATGAGACACCCGCCACCACGGCTACATCGGCCACGGGCAGCTTTACCGGAACCTACGACCCCACTACCAAAGTGCTGTCCTACACCCTCACATTCTCGGGGCTCACGGGTAATCCTACTTCCGCGCACCTGCACTATGGCGACGCGAAGCATAAAGGCAACGTATGGTTGCCTTTTGCAAACTTACCCGCGGCTACCAGCGGTACCATTACGGGCACCACTACGCTCACGACTGTTACTTCTACTACTGCCCCACTGATTACTTCGCAGCCCGACTCCCTGACGATGGGCCACGTGTATGCCAACATTCATACGGCAGCTAACCCCGGCGGTGAGATTCGCGCCAATCTGGTAGCCAAATAGTACTGTTGCCACCTTTCCGCTACCATGAGCCGGCCACTAGTTTAGCGGCCGGCTCATTGCGTTTATGACGCCCGGAAAGGCAACTTTGCCGGGTGGCCTGCATCTTTGGTCTTCCATAGTCTGCTACCTTCTCTTCTTCCATGAAACCCACCCTTTTTGCTGCGCTGCTGCCGGGCTGTTTGCTGCTGGCCGTTGCGGCTCAGGCCCAGGCCCCTTCTACCCCTATGGCCGCGCCCGATGCGCCCTACCAGCCTTCGTCGACCAAAACCAATGACCTGGTGCATACCAGATTGGCCGTGCGCTTCGACTATGCCAAGCGCTACCTCTACGGGCAGGAGTGGGTAACACTCAAGCCCCACGCCTACGCTACCGATACCCTGCGCCTCGATGCCCAGGGCATGGATATCAAAACAGTGGCCATGATGAGCGGTAGCGCCCAGCAGCCGCTCAAATATGACTACTCCGATAAAAACAACCTGCGCATCAACCTGGGCC
The sequence above is drawn from the Hymenobacter baengnokdamensis genome and encodes:
- a CDS encoding CHRD domain-containing protein; the encoded protein is MKNLFLTALAGLALTTACKKSDSSTTPAPMQVTGTLSAANETPATTATSATGSFTGTYDPTTKVLSYTLTFSGLTGNPTSAHLHYGDAKHKGNVWLPFANLPAATSGTITGTTTLTTVTSTTAPLITSQPDSLTMGHVYANIHTAANPGGEIRANLVAK